Proteins encoded together in one Candidatus Poribacteria bacterium window:
- the lnt gene encoding apolipoprotein N-acyltransferase: MRPIYRVSFLNPPVPLLAVLSALLLFLSFPNLNLFPLAWVAMVPFFIALTRATGWKSAFWIGYLTGFLFFAGLLPAILLLYPYANIFATLVGYLLLVGYTALYFAVFAVLMRFVPRRSSILFALSAACIWTALEWVRSWVITGFPWGSIGYSQWNNLPGIQIASLVGVHGISFVIVLFNASLATLLCNRHQWQQELRAVVLSLILTLLCFGYGILHLQKADPLAQRPNASPRTNVETLKVALIPGNISQLQKWDLRQFPKILQRYIELTHKASREGPELIVWPETATRSRALTGEWPTYYRRFSQMLRDTGIPLLLGTANIGETDETIGQFSKNREKRDTQIYNRVLSIAPDGKIHGDYAKMHLVPFGEYVPLTHLLPDFIPNFIQFEPFAHGKTVNLLTVFDVKNKTNTRKIEIGVSICFESVFPDEFRRPVKMGASVMGIFTNDAWFKGTAFPELHLSMAPFRAIENRIAVFRCANGGFTCVVDKFGRITTPLITPDTAQEILIASVPLLSSTEHKQTLYTRYGDWFPILCALMCVAGFGSRALIWVRRRHS; encoded by the coding sequence GTGCGTCCTATCTATCGCGTGTCTTTCTTAAACCCGCCTGTACCTTTGTTGGCGGTGCTTTCAGCACTGTTGTTGTTCCTCAGTTTCCCAAATTTAAATCTCTTTCCGTTGGCTTGGGTCGCGATGGTGCCATTTTTCATTGCCCTGACGCGCGCAACAGGCTGGAAATCCGCTTTTTGGATCGGCTACCTAACCGGTTTCCTGTTTTTCGCAGGACTGCTCCCTGCCATTCTTCTACTCTACCCGTATGCAAACATCTTTGCGACGCTGGTAGGGTACCTGCTATTAGTGGGATACACGGCACTCTATTTCGCTGTTTTCGCAGTGTTGATGCGTTTTGTGCCGAGGCGTTCCAGCATCCTATTTGCTCTGTCCGCCGCATGTATCTGGACAGCATTAGAATGGGTGCGGAGTTGGGTAATAACAGGGTTTCCCTGGGGAAGCATCGGGTATTCACAATGGAACAATCTGCCGGGGATACAAATAGCCTCGCTCGTTGGTGTACACGGTATCAGTTTCGTCATTGTGCTCTTCAATGCGAGTCTCGCTACTTTGCTTTGTAACCGTCATCAATGGCAACAAGAACTTCGTGCTGTCGTCCTGTCATTGATCCTGACGCTCCTGTGTTTCGGTTACGGGATCCTCCACCTCCAAAAGGCTGACCCCTTAGCGCAGCGTCCAAACGCGTCCCCTCGAACAAACGTTGAGACCTTAAAAGTTGCGCTCATCCCTGGCAATATCTCACAACTTCAGAAATGGGATCTCCGTCAGTTCCCAAAGATTCTGCAACGTTATATCGAGTTGACGCATAAAGCCAGCAGAGAAGGTCCTGAGTTAATTGTGTGGCCCGAAACTGCAACACGCAGTAGGGCATTGACAGGTGAGTGGCCCACCTATTACAGAAGATTCTCGCAGATGCTTCGGGATACAGGGATTCCACTGCTTCTCGGGACAGCGAACATAGGAGAAACAGACGAAACAATAGGTCAATTTTCCAAAAATCGTGAAAAAAGAGATACGCAAATATATAACCGCGTCCTGTCGATAGCCCCAGATGGAAAGATACACGGGGATTATGCGAAGATGCACCTTGTTCCGTTTGGTGAATACGTGCCGCTGACACACCTCCTGCCGGATTTTATCCCCAATTTTATCCAGTTTGAACCCTTCGCTCATGGAAAAACAGTAAACCTTTTAACCGTGTTTGACGTTAAAAATAAGACAAACACCCGGAAGATAGAGATCGGAGTTTCGATTTGCTTTGAATCGGTGTTCCCAGATGAATTTCGCAGACCTGTCAAAATGGGTGCCAGCGTGATGGGGATCTTCACGAACGATGCTTGGTTCAAAGGGACGGCTTTCCCCGAACTGCATCTCTCAATGGCACCTTTCCGCGCCATTGAGAACCGTATTGCCGTGTTCCGCTGCGCAAATGGTGGATTTACGTGCGTCGTAGACAAGTTCGGTAGGATAACGACACCTTTGATTACACCGGACACCGCTCAGGAAATTCTCATCGCATCCGTTCCACTTCTGTCTTCTACGGAACATAAACAAACACTCTATACCCGCTACGGCGATTGGTTTCCGATTCTTTGCGCGCTTATGTGCGTTGCGGGGTTCGGCAGTCGAGCCCTAATATGGGTGCGTCGTAGACATTCTTAG
- the prfB gene encoding peptide chain release factor 2 (programmed frameshift) produces MLVDLKNQVEEMQTRLEELRVIFDLAEKRKELAELEEATIAPDFWSNTQRVQKVNQRIAILRDEVGAYENLALKIEDIQTLLELATEENDESLQKEIVDGLNTVTQHLEQMELRLMLTGEFDANNAILSIHSGAGGIDAQDWAGMLMRMYLRWCDQRGYQTEIVDLTSGDEAGIKGATILVTGASAYGYLQAEAGVHRLVRLSPYDFNKRRHTSFAAIDVTPEIDDTVEVDIQSEDLRIDFYRASGAGGQHVNVTDSAVRITHKPTGIIVQCQNERSQHKNREIAMKLLRSRLHEKYRAEREAALSKQRSERLDIDFGSQIRSYVLHPYQRVKDLRTNIETGNVNAVLDGALDPFIESYLKMKAQRK; encoded by the exons ATGCTTGTAGATTTAAAAAATCAGGTTGAAGAGATGCAGACCCGTCTCGAAGAACTCAGA GTTATCTTTGACCTGGCTGAAAAACGAAAAGAATTAGCAGAACTTGAAGAGGCGACAATTGCCCCTGATTTTTGGAGTAATACACAACGCGTTCAAAAAGTCAATCAACGCATCGCCATCCTCCGAGATGAGGTTGGGGCATACGAAAACCTCGCCCTCAAAATTGAAGATATCCAAACCCTGCTCGAACTCGCGACCGAAGAGAACGATGAGAGTTTACAAAAAGAGATTGTTGACGGATTGAACACCGTCACACAACATCTCGAACAGATGGAACTTCGCCTCATGCTAACGGGTGAGTTCGATGCAAACAATGCGATCCTCAGCATTCACTCCGGTGCCGGTGGGATTGACGCACAGGATTGGGCGGGGATGTTGATGCGGATGTATCTGCGTTGGTGCGACCAACGTGGCTATCAGACCGAAATCGTAGACCTCACTTCAGGAGATGAAGCCGGCATCAAAGGCGCGACAATCCTTGTTACCGGTGCTTCGGCTTACGGCTATCTTCAAGCTGAGGCAGGCGTGCATAGACTCGTTCGCTTGTCTCCCTACGATTTCAACAAGCGGCGACACACCTCCTTCGCTGCTATTGATGTAACCCCTGAAATTGACGATACCGTAGAAGTAGATATTCAATCCGAAGACTTGCGGATAGATTTCTATCGCGCAAGCGGAGCAGGTGGTCAACACGTCAACGTCACGGATTCAGCAGTTCGGATTACCCACAAACCCACTGGAATTATCGTGCAGTGCCAGAATGAACGTTCGCAGCATAAGAACCGAGAAATCGCTATGAAATTACTCCGTTCCCGCCTTCATGAGAAATATCGCGCCGAACGGGAAGCAGCACTCTCAAAACAGCGGAGCGAACGTTTAGACATTGACTTTGGAAGCCAAATCCGGTCTTACGTCCTGCATCCATACCAACGCGTCAAGGATTTGCGCACAAACATCGAAACGGGTAATGTTAACGCCGTGTTGGATGGTGCTTTGGACCCCTTCATCGAAAGTTACCTAAAAATGAAGGCGCAGCGGAAATAA